One region of Gorilla gorilla gorilla isolate KB3781 chromosome 13, NHGRI_mGorGor1-v2.1_pri, whole genome shotgun sequence genomic DNA includes:
- the LOC129524526 gene encoding uncharacterized protein, with protein MLLQACRSVVLHTFMLLQACRSVVLHSCCCRHAGRWCCIHAVAGVQVGGVTHIHAVAGVQVGGVTHIHAIAGVQVGGVTFMLLQEYRSVVLHSCCCRRAGRWCYTHSCCCRSTGRWCYTHSCCCRSTGRWCYIHAVAGVQVGGVIHIYAVAGMLVGGVTLMLLQACRSVVLYTFMLLCSYHFHLQSPFHLKTEALPSHSDPSCPSPVPGKHCSAFSSWTSLCGVPRVSAVTHDLSFFFSFVETESHSVTQAGVQWRDLSSLQPPLPGSNDSPASASQVAGITGACHHAQLIFVFLLETGFHQVGQAGLKLLTS; from the exons ATGCTATTGCAGGCGTGCAGGTCGGTGGTGTTACACACATTCATGCTATTGCAGGCGTGCAGGTCGGTGGTGTTACATTCATGCTGTTGCAGGCATGCTGGTCGGTGGTGTTGCATTCATGCTGTTGCAGGCGTGCAGGTTGGTGGTGTTACACACATTCATGCTGTTGCAGGAGTACAG GTCGGTGGTGTTACACACATTCATGCTATTGCAGGCGTGCAGGTTGGTGGTGTTACATTCATGCTCTTGCAGGAGTACAGGTCGGTGGTGTTGCATTCATGCTGTTGCAGGCGTGCAGGTCGGTGGTGTTACACACATTCATGCTGTTGCAGGAGTACAGGTCGGTGGTGTTACACACATTCATGCTGTTGCAGGAGTACAGGTCGGTGGTGTTACATTCATGCTGTTGCAGGCGTGCAGGTCGGTGGTGTTATACACATTTATGCTGTTGCAGGCATGCTGGTCGGTGGTGTTACACTCATGCTATTGCAGGCGTGCAGGTCGGTGGTGTTATACACATTCATGCTGTTGTGCAGCTATCACTTCCATCTCCAGAGCCCTTTTCATCTTAAAACTGAAGCTCTCCCATCACACAGTGACCCTTCATGTCCCTCCCCAGTCCCTGGAAAACACTGTTCAGCTTTTTCTTCCTGGACCTCATTGTGTGGAGTTCCTCGTGTGAGTGCAGTCACACAcgatttgtccttttttttttcgtttgttgagacagagtctcattctgtcacccaggctggagtgcagtggcgtgatctcagctcactgcaacctccactcccaggttcaaacgattctcctgcctcagcctcccaagtagctgggattacaggcgcctgccaccacgcccagctaatttttgtgtttttattagagacagggtttcaccaagttggccaggctggtctcaaactcctgacctcgtga